Proteins encoded by one window of Dreissena polymorpha isolate Duluth1 chromosome 11, UMN_Dpol_1.0, whole genome shotgun sequence:
- the LOC127850189 gene encoding uncharacterized protein LOC127850189 isoform X1, whose product MQRSASNQQASGYFPFDPSEQSSYTCCPGSLKHAPSALAEEGQCDATPSENTASVYKSCAHDATTDIFAQIIESYWEIEDEDDEDEADAIGDGSFDEVDGIGEEMKHQSHANGVCHYPKEGGARLRLIADALNNRVDPSQNVRDVTTKIVSSTTFEQFMEALPREAAKTIGWDQVALYWYIIRTSITMVGDGTDIKNSITSYAKQYFQSTFSDWINSQPLQWDSIVDVPIVD is encoded by the exons atgcaaaGGTCAGCAAGTAATCAGCAGGCTTCGGGCTATTTTCCGTTTGACCCGTCAGAGCAAAGTTCTTACACATGTTGTCCTGGATCCCTTAAAC ACGCTCCATCGGCGCTAGCAGAGGAGGGTCAATGTGATGCGACGCCGTCTGAAAACACGGCTTCTGTCTACAAAAGCTGTGCGCATGATGCAACCACTGACATTTTCGCACAAATTATCGAATCGTATTGGGAAATAGAAGATGAGGATGACGAAGATGAAGCCGACGCTATAG GTGATGGCTCGTTTGACGAAGTCGACGGAATAG GTGAAGAGATGAAACACCAATCTCACGCAAACG GTGTGTGTCATTATCCTAAAGAGGGCGGGGCAAGATTAAGGTTGATTGCCGACGCTTTGAATAATCGTGTCG ATCCGTCGCAAAATGTGCGTGATGTAACCACAAAGATCGTTTCATCGACTACATTCGAGCAATTTATGGAAGCGTTGCCTAGAGAAGCTGCCAAAACCATCGGATGGGATCAG GTGGCACTGTACTGGTACATCATAAGAACGTCAATTACGATGGTGGGCGATGGCACAGACATCAAGAATTCCATTACGAGCTATGCCAAACAGTATTTCCAGTCGACGTTCAGTGACTGGATTAACAGCCAACCACTTCAATGG GACTCCATCGTTGACGTACCGATCGTTGACTAA
- the LOC127850189 gene encoding uncharacterized protein LOC127850189 isoform X2: protein MQRSASNQQASGYFPFDPSEQSSYTCCPGSLKPEEGQCDATPSENTASVYKSCAHDATTDIFAQIIESYWEIEDEDDEDEADAIGDGSFDEVDGIGEEMKHQSHANGVCHYPKEGGARLRLIADALNNRVDPSQNVRDVTTKIVSSTTFEQFMEALPREAAKTIGWDQVALYWYIIRTSITMVGDGTDIKNSITSYAKQYFQSTFSDWINSQPLQWDSIVDVPIVD from the exons atgcaaaGGTCAGCAAGTAATCAGCAGGCTTCGGGCTATTTTCCGTTTGACCCGTCAGAGCAAAGTTCTTACACATGTTGTCCTGGATCCCTTAAAC CAGAGGAGGGTCAATGTGATGCGACGCCGTCTGAAAACACGGCTTCTGTCTACAAAAGCTGTGCGCATGATGCAACCACTGACATTTTCGCACAAATTATCGAATCGTATTGGGAAATAGAAGATGAGGATGACGAAGATGAAGCCGACGCTATAG GTGATGGCTCGTTTGACGAAGTCGACGGAATAG GTGAAGAGATGAAACACCAATCTCACGCAAACG GTGTGTGTCATTATCCTAAAGAGGGCGGGGCAAGATTAAGGTTGATTGCCGACGCTTTGAATAATCGTGTCG ATCCGTCGCAAAATGTGCGTGATGTAACCACAAAGATCGTTTCATCGACTACATTCGAGCAATTTATGGAAGCGTTGCCTAGAGAAGCTGCCAAAACCATCGGATGGGATCAG GTGGCACTGTACTGGTACATCATAAGAACGTCAATTACGATGGTGGGCGATGGCACAGACATCAAGAATTCCATTACGAGCTATGCCAAACAGTATTTCCAGTCGACGTTCAGTGACTGGATTAACAGCCAACCACTTCAATGG GACTCCATCGTTGACGTACCGATCGTTGACTAA
- the LOC127850189 gene encoding uncharacterized protein LOC127850189 isoform X3, which translates to MQRSASNQQASGYFPFDPSEQSSYTCCPGSLKQEGQCDATPSENTASVYKSCAHDATTDIFAQIIESYWEIEDEDDEDEADAIGDGSFDEVDGIGEEMKHQSHANGVCHYPKEGGARLRLIADALNNRVDPSQNVRDVTTKIVSSTTFEQFMEALPREAAKTIGWDQVALYWYIIRTSITMVGDGTDIKNSITSYAKQYFQSTFSDWINSQPLQWDSIVDVPIVD; encoded by the exons atgcaaaGGTCAGCAAGTAATCAGCAGGCTTCGGGCTATTTTCCGTTTGACCCGTCAGAGCAAAGTTCTTACACATGTTGTCCTGGATCCCTTAAAC AGGAGGGTCAATGTGATGCGACGCCGTCTGAAAACACGGCTTCTGTCTACAAAAGCTGTGCGCATGATGCAACCACTGACATTTTCGCACAAATTATCGAATCGTATTGGGAAATAGAAGATGAGGATGACGAAGATGAAGCCGACGCTATAG GTGATGGCTCGTTTGACGAAGTCGACGGAATAG GTGAAGAGATGAAACACCAATCTCACGCAAACG GTGTGTGTCATTATCCTAAAGAGGGCGGGGCAAGATTAAGGTTGATTGCCGACGCTTTGAATAATCGTGTCG ATCCGTCGCAAAATGTGCGTGATGTAACCACAAAGATCGTTTCATCGACTACATTCGAGCAATTTATGGAAGCGTTGCCTAGAGAAGCTGCCAAAACCATCGGATGGGATCAG GTGGCACTGTACTGGTACATCATAAGAACGTCAATTACGATGGTGGGCGATGGCACAGACATCAAGAATTCCATTACGAGCTATGCCAAACAGTATTTCCAGTCGACGTTCAGTGACTGGATTAACAGCCAACCACTTCAATGG GACTCCATCGTTGACGTACCGATCGTTGACTAA
- the LOC127850189 gene encoding uncharacterized protein LOC127850189 isoform X4: MQRSASNQQASGYFPFDPSEQSSYTCCPGSLKHAPSALAEEGQCDATPSENTASVYKSCAHDATTDIFAQIIESYWEIEDEDDEDEADAIGDGSFDEVDGIGEEMKHQSHANDPSQNVRDVTTKIVSSTTFEQFMEALPREAAKTIGWDQVALYWYIIRTSITMVGDGTDIKNSITSYAKQYFQSTFSDWINSQPLQWDSIVDVPIVD; the protein is encoded by the exons atgcaaaGGTCAGCAAGTAATCAGCAGGCTTCGGGCTATTTTCCGTTTGACCCGTCAGAGCAAAGTTCTTACACATGTTGTCCTGGATCCCTTAAAC ACGCTCCATCGGCGCTAGCAGAGGAGGGTCAATGTGATGCGACGCCGTCTGAAAACACGGCTTCTGTCTACAAAAGCTGTGCGCATGATGCAACCACTGACATTTTCGCACAAATTATCGAATCGTATTGGGAAATAGAAGATGAGGATGACGAAGATGAAGCCGACGCTATAG GTGATGGCTCGTTTGACGAAGTCGACGGAATAG GTGAAGAGATGAAACACCAATCTCACGCAAACG ATCCGTCGCAAAATGTGCGTGATGTAACCACAAAGATCGTTTCATCGACTACATTCGAGCAATTTATGGAAGCGTTGCCTAGAGAAGCTGCCAAAACCATCGGATGGGATCAG GTGGCACTGTACTGGTACATCATAAGAACGTCAATTACGATGGTGGGCGATGGCACAGACATCAAGAATTCCATTACGAGCTATGCCAAACAGTATTTCCAGTCGACGTTCAGTGACTGGATTAACAGCCAACCACTTCAATGG GACTCCATCGTTGACGTACCGATCGTTGACTAA